The sequence CTGGCTTCCGGCGCCAGGTGCGCCGCATAGGGGATAAGCGCCTGCACCGCGACCGAGCCAAGGCCGACAAACAGCATCGCGGCCAGAAAAGTCGCCGGCTGTGTTGAAATCGCCGCGCCCAGCAAGGCGAGCGTTGCAACGGCGAGTATGCCGAGCACGAGCCTGCGGTTCTCGATGAGGTCGCCAAGCGGCACGATAAACAGCAGGCCAACCCCGTAGCCGATCTGGGCCATCGTGACGATCAGGCCCGCCGCATGTGGCGGCAGGCCAAGTTCAGCGCCGATCGGGCCGATCAGTGGCTGCGCATAGTAGATATTGGCGACAATCAGCCCGCAGGCGGCAGCCAGCAAAAAGGTCATCCAGTTCGAAATCGTCGTCTCGGCGGGTGCGGAGCCGGGTGAGATAACAGCCGTCATGACGATCTCCATCGGAACGAAACGTTTCGTTGAATAGAACGAACCGTTCCGTTTCGTCAAGCGATGATGTATGAACATCTCTTGGCATCAGCGCATTGTGCGGCCAGATGGCTTCCTTTGCCGTCCGCAAGTGCTGCAAGGAAAACGAGTGCTTTTACCCCGGATGGTTCCTATCTGGGCAAAAGCGCGGGCGAGGCAAGCGATTGCCGGCGGGTTATTGTTTCAGCCGAGACGAGAAACCGCTTCAGGAGGGACGGCTCATGGGCGAAATCGCCGATCCGGCACGCAAATCGATTGGCGCCAGGCGCAATCCCGACAGCGCCGAAGCGATTTTGGAGGCTGCCGAAGCCGTGCTGATCGAGGCCGGTTATGCCGGTTTCTCGATCGAGGCGGTGGCGCGGCGTGCGCGCGCCGGCAAGCCGACCATCTATCGCTGGTGGCCGAGCAAGGCTGCCCTGCTGCTCGAAGTCTACCAGCGCCAGAAGCGCGTCGACCTTCCCGATACCGGAAGCCTGGAGGAGGATCTCGTCGGCTTCCTGATCAATCTGTTCACGCACTGGCGCGAGACATCGTCGGGC is a genomic window of Mesorhizobium huakuii containing:
- a CDS encoding TetR/AcrR family transcriptional regulator; the protein is MGEIADPARKSIGARRNPDSAEAILEAAEAVLIEAGYAGFSIEAVARRARAGKPTIYRWWPSKAALLLEVYQRQKRVDLPDTGSLEEDLVGFLINLFTHWRETSSGSVFKSLIAEAQSDETAAAALAGYAGGRRTHTGQIIERAKARGEIAGDIDPGVVADLVASYAWRHLLINRLDEPEATIRKMVRYLLQGIEAPGR